The following are encoded in a window of Ferribacterium limneticum genomic DNA:
- a CDS encoding glycosyltransferase: protein MIHILHITPHLGGGVGKAVSGLIRQSMLTNGHHHSVCALEWPEKTQFTEALEAAGCPVRQAPTAAELHAAIAAADIVQIEFWNHPAIVRALCAHPLPAMRLMVWCHVSGLYQPAIPWGLVRQAEAFLFTSPSSLELLQRHGPTPQVHVVSSGGGMDEMPQPPRKSIDSLHAGYLGSLNFSKLHPNFVRFLAAVDLPDFSVRMIGDEINRPVLEAQCRALGRPHLLEFLGYRNDVASELAQLDVLIYLLNPSHYGTAENTLLEAMAMGVVPIVLDNSSERHIVEHDRTGRIVRTPEDLARDMAWLAASPADRSRLAEAAATMVRGQYTYARMAAAFDQHYREIIVRKKRSHAFRDIFGPTPADWFLAFQPENSYFSLDGEAVPPPAGEQPSLYERTKGSVFHFLDYFPGDPRLSSWGEKLRKYGHDFPH, encoded by the coding sequence ATGATCCATATTCTGCACATCACCCCCCACCTGGGAGGGGGCGTGGGAAAAGCAGTCTCGGGCCTGATCCGCCAATCCATGCTTACCAATGGCCATCACCACTCAGTCTGCGCGCTGGAATGGCCGGAAAAGACTCAGTTCACCGAGGCGCTGGAAGCTGCCGGATGTCCGGTTCGCCAGGCCCCCACGGCAGCGGAACTCCACGCAGCAATAGCTGCCGCCGACATCGTTCAAATCGAATTCTGGAACCATCCAGCCATCGTCCGTGCCCTATGTGCCCATCCCCTGCCAGCCATGCGGCTCATGGTCTGGTGCCATGTATCTGGCCTGTACCAGCCCGCCATTCCCTGGGGCCTGGTCCGGCAGGCGGAAGCATTCCTCTTCACCTCGCCCAGCTCTCTGGAACTGCTCCAGCGTCATGGCCCCACCCCGCAGGTCCACGTGGTGTCGAGCGGTGGCGGCATGGATGAAATGCCGCAGCCCCCCCGAAAATCCATCGACTCACTGCATGCCGGCTACTTGGGCAGCCTCAATTTTTCCAAGCTACATCCGAATTTCGTTCGCTTCCTTGCTGCAGTCGATCTGCCAGATTTCTCCGTGCGCATGATCGGTGACGAAATCAACCGACCTGTACTCGAAGCGCAATGCCGCGCTCTGGGGCGCCCCCATCTACTCGAATTTCTGGGCTACCGCAACGACGTGGCCAGTGAACTGGCCCAACTGGACGTTCTGATCTACCTCCTGAACCCTAGCCACTACGGTACGGCCGAAAACACCCTGCTGGAAGCCATGGCCATGGGCGTCGTGCCCATCGTGCTGGACAACTCATCTGAACGTCATATCGTCGAACATGATCGGACGGGACGGATCGTCCGCACCCCGGAAGATCTGGCGCGGGACATGGCCTGGCTAGCCGCATCCCCGGCGGATCGGTCCAGGCTGGCGGAGGCGGCGGCGACCATGGTCCGTGGACAGTACACCTACGCCCGAATGGCAGCAGCCTTCGACCAACATTATCGGGAAATAATCGTCCGGAAGAAACGCTCCCACGCCTTCCGTGACATTTTTGGCCCCACACCGGCCGACTGGTTCCTGGCTTTCCAGCCCGAAAACAGCTATTTCTCCCTTGATGGAGAAGCCGTTCCCCCTCCCGCCGGCGAACAGCCCAGCCTGTATGAAAGGACCAAAGGCAGCGTATTCCATTTCCTCGACTATTTTCCAGGCGACCCCCGGCTTTCAAGTTGGGGCGAAAAACTCCGTAAATATGGTCATGATTTTCCACACTGA
- a CDS encoding radical SAM protein has translation MKAKLIPRINLEDRTPLQEVIPLDTPFVVFVDPASACNFSCPFCPTGHQDLIAETGRFQGVMKMPMFQKIIDDLGEFPRPIKVLRMYKDGEPFLNKNLAAMIRYAKASGQVEYIDTTTNGSLMTAERLGPILEAGLDKINISVDGMNREQYRQFTGFDFDFDKFVEHVKWLDANKGSCEVAIKIPGELISEAQRQEFFDTFGDYCDRIFIENFAPCWPEFDVEAHTGIKITQGIYQQPVKPTDTCPYIFYSISVNADGLVSSCFLDWGRKLLVGDTNQQSLKSIWHSEKMNALRHQHLAGHRKENSVCSTCGQLSHCLPDNIDAYREALLPKFLQYAGNIQASPPGMLDRSVFTIHPA, from the coding sequence ATGAAAGCGAAGCTGATACCTCGCATCAACCTGGAAGATCGCACTCCTTTGCAAGAGGTAATTCCGTTGGATACTCCTTTCGTGGTGTTCGTGGACCCGGCCAGCGCCTGTAACTTTTCCTGCCCCTTCTGCCCTACAGGCCACCAGGACCTGATCGCTGAAACAGGACGTTTTCAAGGTGTGATGAAAATGCCCATGTTCCAGAAGATCATCGACGACCTTGGAGAATTCCCTCGCCCCATCAAGGTTCTGCGCATGTACAAGGACGGTGAGCCCTTTCTCAACAAAAACCTGGCCGCCATGATTCGCTATGCCAAGGCCAGCGGACAGGTCGAATACATTGACACTACCACCAATGGCTCTCTGATGACTGCGGAACGGCTAGGCCCGATCCTCGAAGCAGGTCTCGATAAAATCAACATTTCGGTAGACGGCATGAACCGGGAGCAATACCGCCAGTTCACTGGTTTCGACTTCGACTTCGACAAGTTTGTCGAGCACGTCAAGTGGCTAGATGCCAATAAGGGAAGTTGCGAGGTGGCAATCAAGATTCCAGGAGAATTGATTTCGGAAGCCCAGCGCCAAGAGTTTTTCGACACCTTCGGCGACTACTGTGACCGCATATTTATCGAGAATTTCGCGCCTTGCTGGCCGGAGTTCGACGTGGAGGCTCATACCGGCATCAAGATCACTCAAGGTATTTATCAGCAACCGGTCAAACCGACCGACACCTGCCCCTATATTTTCTATTCGATTTCAGTCAACGCCGATGGCTTGGTCAGTTCTTGTTTCCTCGATTGGGGCCGAAAACTACTGGTGGGTGATACCAACCAGCAATCCCTCAAATCCATCTGGCACTCAGAAAAAATGAACGCCCTGCGCCACCAGCATCTGGCAGGCCACCGTAAGGAAAACTCCGTGTGCAGCACATGCGGCCAGCTAAGCCACTGCCTGCCGGACAACATCGACGCCTACCGAGAAGCGCTTCTGCCCAAATTCCTGCAATACGCAGGTAACATCCAAGCCTCCCCACCAGGCATGCTTGATCGCTCCGTGTTCACAATCCACCCGGCATGA
- a CDS encoding NAD-dependent epimerase/dehydratase family protein has product MTRIILVTGGSGFVGRQILKTLAGEPVRLRLVARTPSRLAFTAAWKNVERIIPTPDMFAESADWWQEACAGVDTLIHAAWYAEPGHYLHSPLNLDCLIGTLEMAKGAVAAHLRRFVGLGTCLEYAASNHPHPSDAPLLPQTPYAGAKAATYSALAQWLPSLGVEFCWCRLFHLHGEGEDPRRLMPYLRAQMAAGKIAALSPGTQTLDFLDVAQAGRMIVEAALGDAQGATNVCSGSPITVKQVAERIADEYGRRDLLDFGTQSANCAASHLVGIPGQAHSTYASGNGKGKP; this is encoded by the coding sequence ATGACCCGGATCATTCTCGTCACTGGCGGCAGCGGTTTCGTAGGCAGACAAATACTCAAAACACTGGCCGGGGAACCAGTGCGCTTACGCTTGGTGGCTCGCACGCCGTCCCGACTAGCCTTCACTGCTGCCTGGAAAAATGTCGAGCGCATTATCCCAACCCCAGATATGTTTGCCGAATCGGCGGACTGGTGGCAGGAGGCATGCGCCGGAGTAGACACCTTGATCCACGCTGCTTGGTACGCCGAGCCCGGCCATTACCTCCATTCCCCGTTGAACCTGGATTGCCTGATTGGCACCCTGGAGATGGCTAAGGGGGCCGTGGCCGCGCACCTCCGCCGCTTTGTCGGACTAGGTACCTGCCTGGAATACGCCGCCAGCAACCACCCTCATCCCAGTGACGCCCCCCTTTTGCCTCAGACCCCCTACGCCGGCGCAAAGGCCGCCACATATTCGGCACTGGCTCAATGGCTGCCGTCGCTAGGAGTGGAATTTTGCTGGTGCCGGTTATTCCATCTCCACGGCGAAGGCGAGGATCCCCGGCGCCTGATGCCCTACCTTCGCGCCCAGATGGCCGCCGGAAAAATCGCTGCCTTAAGCCCGGGCACCCAGACCCTGGATTTTCTGGATGTCGCCCAAGCAGGCCGGATGATCGTCGAAGCTGCCCTGGGCGACGCACAAGGGGCAACTAATGTCTGCTCCGGCAGTCCAATTACGGTGAAACAAGTGGCAGAACGCATTGCCGACGAATATGGCCGTCGGGATTTGCTGGATTTTGGCACCCAATCGGCCAATTGTGCTGCTTCCCATCTGGTTGGCATTCCCGGTCAAGCACACTCAACCTACGCCTCCGGAAACGGGAAAGGAAAACCATGA
- a CDS encoding methyltransferase domain-containing protein, with amino-acid sequence MPFLDLGNAPPSNAYLTEATLRAPEIWFPLRILVCKRCWLAQTEDHAGREALFSQDYAYFSSFSTTWLAHAEHYVSQMIQRLGLHTGSCVVEVAANDGYLLQYVRQAGIPCYGIEPTASTASAARAKGIEIVERFFGINLADELVQAGRQADLITANNVLAHVPDINDFVAGFARLLKPQGVVTFEFPHLLRMVQENQFDTAYHEHYSYLSLTSVQGICTANGIAVFNVETLPTHGGSLRVIAQRSDTGTHAISPAVVALLATEAAAGIKTPGFYQAFQHKAERVKDDLLLFLIDAKREGLKVGAYGAAAKGNTLLNFAGIRPDLLPYVVDKNPAKQGKYMPGSRIPIVDEAHLNAHCPDRILILPWNIATEVRAQLTETDARFVTAIPSLQIQ; translated from the coding sequence ATGCCATTTCTGGACCTGGGCAACGCCCCGCCCTCGAATGCCTATTTGACTGAAGCAACCCTGCGCGCACCGGAAATCTGGTTCCCCTTACGCATCCTGGTGTGCAAGCGCTGCTGGCTGGCGCAGACCGAAGACCATGCGGGCCGGGAGGCTTTGTTCAGCCAAGACTACGCTTATTTCAGCTCTTTTTCGACGACCTGGCTGGCCCATGCCGAGCACTACGTTAGCCAGATGATCCAGCGTTTGGGCCTGCATACCGGCAGCTGCGTGGTGGAGGTAGCCGCCAATGACGGCTATCTGTTGCAGTACGTGCGACAAGCCGGCATTCCCTGTTATGGCATCGAGCCCACAGCCAGCACCGCCAGCGCTGCGCGCGCCAAGGGCATCGAAATTGTCGAGCGCTTCTTTGGGATCAATCTTGCTGATGAGTTGGTGCAGGCCGGCAGACAGGCCGATTTGATCACGGCCAACAATGTACTGGCCCACGTACCGGATATTAACGATTTCGTCGCGGGCTTCGCTCGCTTGCTCAAACCCCAAGGCGTGGTCACGTTTGAATTTCCTCACCTGCTGCGTATGGTGCAGGAAAACCAGTTTGACACGGCCTACCACGAGCACTATTCCTACCTGTCCCTGACCTCCGTGCAGGGCATCTGCACGGCCAACGGAATTGCTGTATTCAATGTAGAAACCTTGCCCACTCATGGCGGCAGCCTGCGCGTAATCGCCCAGCGCAGCGATACGGGCACTCATGCGATCAGCCCGGCGGTAGTAGCATTGCTAGCTACTGAGGCCGCGGCGGGCATAAAGACGCCGGGGTTCTACCAGGCGTTCCAGCACAAGGCAGAGCGGGTCAAGGATGACCTGTTGCTATTTCTGATCGATGCCAAACGCGAGGGGCTGAAAGTTGGCGCCTATGGTGCGGCCGCAAAGGGGAATACCCTTCTCAACTTCGCCGGCATCCGACCAGACCTGCTTCCCTACGTAGTGGATAAAAACCCTGCCAAGCAGGGCAAGTACATGCCCGGCAGCCGAATCCCCATTGTCGATGAGGCTCACCTCAACGCACACTGCCCCGATCGAATCCTGATCCTGCCTTGGAACATTGCTACCGAAGTCCGCGCTCAACTCACCGAGACTGACGCACGATTTGTCACAGCCATCCCCTCCCTGCAAATCCAATGA
- a CDS encoding dTDP-4-dehydrorhamnose 3,5-epimerase family protein, translating to MSGFAIAELPLPGLKCITRQRIGDSRGFLSRLFCREELAAAGWQKPIAQINHTFTAQQGTVRGLHFQRPPHTEMKLVSCIRGEIWDVVVDVRTGSPTFLHWHAERLSAENGCALLIPEGFAHGFQSLSDDVELLYCHSQAYSAGAEDGLNPGDARLGITWPLAITNISARDARHPLIESGFEGVLA from the coding sequence GTGAGCGGCTTTGCCATTGCCGAATTGCCACTGCCCGGCCTGAAATGCATCACCCGCCAACGCATCGGCGACTCCCGCGGTTTTCTGTCGCGCCTGTTTTGCCGGGAAGAACTTGCCGCCGCCGGCTGGCAAAAACCCATAGCCCAAATCAATCACACCTTTACTGCCCAACAAGGCACTGTTCGCGGGCTGCATTTCCAGAGACCACCTCACACCGAGATGAAACTCGTCAGTTGCATTCGCGGCGAAATTTGGGATGTAGTGGTCGATGTGCGAACCGGATCTCCCACCTTTTTGCACTGGCACGCAGAACGCCTTTCTGCTGAAAATGGTTGCGCCCTGCTAATTCCAGAGGGCTTTGCCCACGGCTTCCAGTCCCTGAGCGACGATGTGGAGTTGCTGTATTGCCATTCGCAAGCGTACTCTGCTGGCGCAGAGGATGGCCTGAATCCCGGGGATGCGCGTCTCGGTATTACATGGCCGCTGGCAATAACGAACATTTCGGCTCGCGATGCCAGACATCCGCTGATCGAATCGGGATTTGAAGGAGTACTAGCTTGA
- the rfbG gene encoding CDP-glucose 4,6-dehydratase, whose product MHPDRNFWHGKRVLLTGHTGFKGAWLTLWLNRLGAEVTGISLPPHTSPSLFELTGLQASCQSHYCDIRDAQAIAMLSAKARPEIVFHLAAQPLVRASYQQPLETFSTNIMGSANLLDALRGCDTPRVAVMITTDKVYRNNEWPWPYRENDTLGGHDPYSASKAAAEIVIESYRKSFLAEQGLAVASARAGNVIGGGDWSVDRLIPDAVRAWQAGTTLEIRCPQAVRPWQHVLDPLAGYLVLAQKLWEDAGLAGAYNFGPPSQNAATVREVIELARGEHAEAKVRYDEEDKGPHEAQWLTLETAKTIHNLSFQPILSLADSVQLTMEWYRAQRNGEDSRQLCTQQISAYESVL is encoded by the coding sequence GTGCACCCGGATCGCAATTTCTGGCATGGCAAGCGCGTTCTGCTCACCGGCCACACCGGCTTCAAAGGTGCCTGGCTGACGCTATGGCTGAACCGGCTAGGCGCCGAGGTCACCGGCATCAGCCTGCCCCCCCATACCTCCCCGAGCCTGTTCGAACTAACCGGTCTTCAAGCCTCCTGTCAAAGCCATTATTGCGACATCCGCGATGCCCAGGCCATCGCGATGCTAAGCGCCAAGGCGCGGCCCGAGATCGTTTTCCACCTGGCTGCGCAACCGCTCGTGCGGGCCAGCTATCAGCAGCCACTGGAGACTTTTTCGACAAATATCATGGGCTCGGCCAACCTCCTCGACGCCCTGCGCGGCTGCGACACGCCCCGCGTTGCAGTGATGATCACGACCGACAAGGTCTATCGGAACAACGAGTGGCCCTGGCCGTATCGGGAAAACGACACGCTCGGCGGCCACGATCCCTACAGCGCCAGTAAAGCCGCCGCGGAAATCGTCATCGAAAGTTACCGCAAGTCCTTTCTCGCTGAACAAGGCCTAGCGGTGGCCAGTGCCCGGGCGGGCAACGTGATTGGCGGTGGCGACTGGTCTGTAGACCGGCTGATTCCCGATGCCGTACGTGCCTGGCAAGCCGGCACCACCCTCGAAATTCGTTGCCCGCAAGCCGTTCGTCCTTGGCAACATGTTCTCGATCCGCTTGCCGGCTATCTTGTACTCGCCCAGAAGCTCTGGGAAGACGCTGGACTGGCAGGAGCCTACAACTTCGGCCCTCCCTCACAGAATGCAGCTACCGTTCGCGAAGTGATTGAACTTGCGCGAGGCGAACATGCTGAAGCCAAAGTGCGGTACGACGAGGAAGACAAAGGGCCTCACGAAGCCCAATGGCTAACTCTGGAAACCGCAAAGACAATTCATAACCTCAGCTTCCAGCCCATTCTGTCGCTCGCTGACTCAGTCCAGCTAACCATGGAGTGGTATCGCGCCCAGCGCAACGGCGAGGATTCCCGGCAGCTTTGTACGCAACAAATCTCTGCTTACGAGTCCGTGCTGTGA
- the rfbF gene encoding glucose-1-phosphate cytidylyltransferase, translated as MKAVILAGGLGTRISEETHLKPKPMIHIGGKPILWHIMKCYSTYGVNEFVICCGYKGYIIKEYFANYFLHMSDVTFDMSRNEMEVHHKKAEPWRVTLVDTGENTQTGGRLKRIAPYIEKEEAFCFTYGDGLSDVDIAKTLAFHKAHGKLATVTGVRPPGRYGAIEHTNNLVTGFIEKPRGDGGLINGGFFVLSPKVLDFVIGDQTSWEGEPLTQLATMGEMMAYEHDGFWQPMDTLREKNLLEELWHSGKAPWHIWE; from the coding sequence ATGAAAGCTGTGATTCTTGCAGGAGGCCTTGGCACTCGAATTTCGGAAGAAACCCATCTGAAGCCGAAGCCCATGATTCACATTGGCGGGAAGCCAATACTCTGGCACATCATGAAGTGCTACTCGACCTACGGCGTAAATGAGTTCGTGATTTGCTGCGGTTACAAGGGTTACATCATCAAGGAGTATTTCGCCAATTACTTCCTGCACATGTCCGACGTCACCTTCGACATGTCCCGCAACGAGATGGAAGTGCACCACAAGAAGGCCGAACCTTGGCGCGTCACCTTGGTAGACACCGGGGAAAACACACAAACTGGCGGACGCCTCAAGCGTATCGCCCCTTATATCGAAAAAGAGGAAGCCTTCTGCTTTACTTATGGCGACGGCCTCAGCGATGTCGATATCGCCAAGACCTTGGCGTTCCATAAAGCCCACGGCAAACTCGCCACGGTGACTGGCGTCAGGCCACCTGGTCGTTATGGGGCAATCGAACACACCAACAACCTGGTCACCGGCTTTATTGAAAAACCGCGCGGCGACGGCGGGCTGATCAATGGCGGCTTTTTTGTATTGTCACCGAAGGTACTGGATTTCGTCATAGGCGACCAGACCAGTTGGGAAGGCGAGCCACTGACACAATTGGCAACGATGGGTGAAATGATGGCCTACGAGCACGACGGCTTCTGGCAACCGATGGACACCCTGCGGGAAAAAAATCTCCTGGAGGAGCTTTGGCACAGCGGCAAAGCCCCTTGGCACATCTGGGAGTGA
- a CDS encoding GGDEF domain-containing protein translates to MSTLTNPFEIARETLRLLAVRRIPPSPDNYQTLYHEIAGTKPAGALFPEVQLRSLAAALPKASPDQLRLARQLEEAVKAANWDDYKKYLSDFVAGLAESQKLAWSELIADLLRLWDAKHPGLTSARKRESLEHVLTSNAANPDTLFTRLQSLLRSWGQGKEAEAVNPAEAGNFEISSNSGLTVTTNDLLPELRELFAFTLETAMATQLLESPQLSADAKVLAKDIRTASSPTQLQEFLTRLKRFAFKLELLAEDQAELRHSLLGLLRLLVGNITDLVLDDHWLHGQIEVVREIIDKPLSQRALDDAERRLKEVLYKQSQLKASLSEARDAIKSMLAGFVDHLADFAEATSDYHDKIESCAGKISSATDISQLESVLGEVMRETRTIQINAQRSRDELRITQKKVQESEARITELERELETTSDLVRHDQLTGVLNRRGLEEIFTKEAARATRHETSLCVALIDIDNFKKLNDSMGHDTGDEALIHLATICRETLRPQDTVARYGGEEFIILLPDTPLEDAVIALTRLQRELTKKFFLHANEKVLITFSAGVTQMHPEDMQTSVIKRADEAMYQAKQTGKNRVVHTP, encoded by the coding sequence ATGAGCACTCTCACCAATCCCTTCGAGATCGCCCGGGAAACCTTGCGCCTACTGGCAGTCCGCCGCATTCCACCGTCGCCGGACAATTACCAGACTCTCTATCACGAGATTGCTGGAACCAAGCCGGCCGGCGCTTTGTTTCCCGAAGTCCAACTGCGCTCGCTGGCAGCCGCCCTGCCCAAGGCGTCACCCGACCAGTTACGTTTGGCCCGGCAACTCGAAGAAGCGGTCAAGGCTGCCAATTGGGATGACTACAAGAAGTATCTGAGCGATTTCGTCGCCGGCCTTGCCGAATCCCAAAAACTGGCCTGGTCAGAGTTGATAGCCGATTTGCTGCGCCTGTGGGATGCCAAACATCCGGGGCTGACCTCGGCCCGCAAGAGAGAGTCGCTCGAACACGTGCTGACGAGCAATGCTGCTAATCCCGATACGTTATTCACCCGCTTGCAGAGCCTGCTGCGCTCGTGGGGCCAAGGCAAGGAGGCGGAAGCAGTCAATCCCGCCGAAGCTGGCAATTTCGAAATTAGCTCAAATTCCGGGTTGACCGTAACAACGAACGATCTACTGCCCGAACTACGCGAATTGTTTGCCTTTACGCTCGAAACGGCGATGGCCACGCAACTGCTCGAAAGCCCGCAGCTATCGGCAGATGCCAAAGTGCTGGCCAAAGACATCCGTACCGCCAGCAGTCCGACCCAGTTGCAGGAATTCCTTACCCGCCTGAAGCGCTTCGCTTTCAAGCTCGAGCTACTGGCCGAAGACCAGGCAGAGCTCCGCCACAGCCTCCTTGGCCTGCTCCGCCTGCTGGTCGGCAACATCACCGACCTGGTCCTCGATGACCACTGGCTGCACGGACAGATCGAGGTGGTGCGGGAAATCATCGACAAGCCGCTATCGCAGCGCGCCCTCGATGACGCCGAACGGCGGCTAAAGGAAGTCCTCTACAAGCAAAGCCAGCTCAAGGCCAGCTTGTCGGAAGCCCGGGATGCCATCAAGAGCATGCTGGCCGGTTTCGTCGATCATCTCGCCGACTTCGCCGAAGCGACTTCCGACTATCACGACAAAATCGAAAGCTGTGCCGGAAAAATCAGTTCGGCCACTGATATATCCCAACTGGAAAGCGTGCTTGGTGAAGTCATGCGTGAAACCAGGACGATCCAGATCAACGCCCAGCGCTCCCGCGACGAACTGCGGATAACCCAGAAAAAGGTTCAAGAATCGGAAGCACGCATCACTGAACTCGAACGCGAACTCGAAACCACCAGCGATCTCGTCCGCCACGACCAACTAACCGGCGTCCTCAACCGCCGCGGCCTAGAGGAAATCTTCACCAAGGAAGCAGCGCGGGCAACTCGCCACGAAACCTCGCTGTGCGTGGCATTGATCGACATTGACAACTTCAAGAAGCTCAACGACTCGATGGGCCACGACACTGGCGACGAAGCACTCATCCACCTCGCCACCATCTGCCGAGAAACGCTACGCCCGCAAGATACCGTCGCCCGTTATGGCGGCGAGGAATTCATCATCCTCCTGCCGGATACACCGCTAGAAGATGCGGTAATCGCCCTCACCCGCCTCCAGCGCGAGCTGACCAAGAAATTCTTCCTGCATGCTAACGAGAAGGTGTTGATTACTTTTAGTGCGGGGGTCACCCAGATGCACCCAGAAGATATGCAGACCAGCGTAATCAAGCGAGCTGACGAAGCGATGTATCAGGCAAAACAAACGGGGAAAAATCGAGTTGTGCACACACCTTAA
- a CDS encoding DUF262 domain-containing protein, giving the protein MSGEYEKAISIDKAIQNIVSRRYLLPAIQRKFTWSTSQIEVLFDSIMRGYPINTFMFWEVSDAEVKSNFRFYQFLEKYCERFGENNPDFDTKGHGNFQAVIDGQQRLTSLYIGLKGTYAYRLPRKWWPKTQDDSVLPPRRLYLNIAAPLDEERNEEMMSFEFSFLTKQEREKSTAGKCWFLVGDVLDLEKVETADQVLDVVLAHLETVGMSSNTYARKTLTRLYFAVRCDTLIHYYNETSQKIDHVLDIFIRTNHGGTPLSFSDLLMSIAIANWKKDARQQIDDLVDKVRFGSDMEFSIDRDWILKAALALTDADIRFKVENFAGAQVARIESEWDEISACILETFRLIRSFGLNDASLRAKNAAIPIAYYLYHKGRDAFAEKKGVFSSINKQAFHVQDRKLIRQWLHMSLLKGVFGGQGDALLTNLRKIIKTNMSAESFPLTKIIEDYRGHSKDLLFDDDFISRLLKTQKDDASCFSILALLMPDLDYTRALQKDHIHPEASFRPDKLSQCAFLRGKQDVMDFFLNRENWNSIVNLHLLDESRNKSKQDRPFAEWLNEQKGLSLDGLLIPADAPLDFESYPSFVEKRSLHLSKMLKELGKE; this is encoded by the coding sequence ATGTCAGGTGAGTACGAAAAGGCCATTTCTATCGATAAGGCAATCCAAAACATTGTCTCTCGCCGGTATCTCCTGCCCGCGATACAGCGAAAATTCACATGGAGCACGTCCCAGATCGAAGTGCTGTTTGACTCGATTATGCGTGGTTATCCTATCAACACCTTCATGTTCTGGGAGGTGAGCGATGCGGAGGTCAAGAGCAACTTCCGCTTCTACCAGTTCTTGGAAAAGTACTGCGAACGGTTCGGGGAAAACAACCCGGACTTCGATACAAAGGGACACGGAAATTTCCAAGCTGTCATTGATGGCCAGCAGCGACTGACTTCTCTGTATATTGGCCTGAAAGGCACTTACGCGTATAGGTTGCCTCGCAAATGGTGGCCAAAAACTCAAGATGATTCAGTTTTGCCCCCAAGGCGGCTCTATCTGAATATCGCGGCGCCATTGGACGAAGAACGTAACGAGGAGATGATGTCTTTTGAGTTCTCCTTCCTGACCAAGCAAGAACGAGAAAAATCTACCGCCGGCAAATGTTGGTTTCTTGTCGGTGATGTGCTGGATCTCGAAAAAGTGGAGACAGCAGACCAGGTTCTAGACGTAGTCTTGGCCCACCTTGAAACGGTTGGCATGTCGTCGAACACTTATGCCAGAAAAACACTGACGCGGCTCTATTTCGCTGTTCGATGCGACACCCTGATTCATTACTACAACGAGACCAGTCAGAAAATCGACCACGTCCTGGATATCTTTATTCGCACCAATCACGGCGGGACGCCACTATCATTTTCCGATTTGCTGATGTCGATCGCCATCGCGAATTGGAAGAAGGATGCGCGTCAGCAGATCGACGATCTGGTGGACAAGGTCAGGTTTGGCTCTGATATGGAGTTCTCAATTGATCGCGACTGGATATTGAAGGCTGCGTTGGCGTTGACGGATGCCGACATCCGTTTCAAGGTCGAAAACTTCGCCGGTGCGCAGGTTGCCAGAATTGAGAGTGAATGGGATGAAATCAGTGCCTGCATCTTGGAGACGTTCCGACTAATCCGGTCGTTTGGTCTCAACGACGCATCTCTACGTGCAAAGAACGCCGCCATTCCCATTGCTTACTACCTGTATCACAAAGGTCGTGATGCCTTCGCTGAGAAGAAGGGGGTGTTCTCAAGCATCAACAAGCAAGCGTTTCACGTACAAGATCGAAAACTGATTCGGCAGTGGCTGCATATGTCATTACTCAAAGGCGTTTTCGGCGGCCAAGGTGATGCACTGCTGACGAACTTGCGCAAGATTATCAAGACCAATATGTCAGCAGAGTCATTCCCTCTGACGAAGATCATCGAAGACTACCGGGGGCATAGCAAAGATCTGCTTTTCGATGATGACTTCATCAGCCGATTGCTCAAAACCCAGAAAGATGATGCGTCCTGCTTCTCCATCTTGGCATTGCTAATGCCAGACCTTGATTACACACGAGCACTGCAAAAAGATCATATCCATCCAGAGGCATCCTTCAGACCCGACAAGCTTTCCCAATGCGCCTTTTTGAGAGGAAAACAAGATGTCATGGATTTTTTCCTAAATCGGGAAAACTGGAACAGCATCGTCAATCTTCATCTCTTGGATGAGTCTAGAAACAAATCAAAACAGGATCGGCCATTTGCTGAGTGGCTCAACGAGCAAAAAGGACTCAGCCTGGACGGACTACTCATCCCGGCAGATGCGCCACTCGATTTTGAGTCTTACCCGTCCTTTGTTGAAAAGAGGTCCCTACATCTCTCCAAAATGCTCAAGGAACTGGGTAAGGAATGA